A genomic stretch from Pieris brassicae chromosome 9, ilPieBrab1.1, whole genome shotgun sequence includes:
- the LOC123714662 gene encoding 14 kDa phosphohistidine phosphatase-like isoform X3, with translation MIIVQQIPRILSTSCQSSFKRLLIYHNSKVNKNMSSLSNVPVVDIDPSGVFKYILINVYEEVKSGQEPKMTIARGYKRCNYHSDIYDEVQAKLSPLDCEPLGGGRISHDPENKKIHIYGYSQGYGKADHEITAKLIKAAFPEYTITISDEGY, from the exons ATGATTATAGTGCAACAAATACCCAGAATATTATCTACGTCGTGCCAAAGTTCCTTTAAaagacttttaatttatcaca actctaaagtaaataaaaacatgtccTCATTGAGTAACGTTCCTGTCGTGGATATCGATCCGAGCggtgtttttaaatacatactaatTAATGTCTATGAAGAGGTGAAAAGTGGTCAAGAGCCGAAAATGACTATAGCCAGAGGTTATAAAAGATGTAATTATCATTCAGATATTTATGATGAG GTTCAAGCTAAGCTCTCTCCTCTAGATTGTGAGCCTCTAGGAGGGGGAAGAATTTCACATGACCcagaaaataagaaaattcatatttatggTTACTCACAAGGTTACGGAAAAGCTGATCATGAGATCACTGCAAAACTAATCAAGGCAGCTTTTCCCGAGTATACAATTACCATCAGTGATGAAGGGTACTAA
- the LOC123714662 gene encoding 14 kDa phosphohistidine phosphatase-like isoform X2 — protein MIIVQQIPRILSTSCQSSFKRLLIYHNSKVNKNMSSLSNVPVVDIDPSGVFKYILINVYEEVKSGQEPKMTIARGYKRCNYHSDIYDEVQAKLSPLDCEPLGGGRISHDPENKKIHIYGYSQGYGKADHEITAKLIKAAFPEYTITISDEGRLT, from the exons ATGATTATAGTGCAACAAATACCCAGAATATTATCTACGTCGTGCCAAAGTTCCTTTAAaagacttttaatttatcaca actctaaagtaaataaaaacatgtccTCATTGAGTAACGTTCCTGTCGTGGATATCGATCCGAGCggtgtttttaaatacatactaatTAATGTCTATGAAGAGGTGAAAAGTGGTCAAGAGCCGAAAATGACTATAGCCAGAGGTTATAAAAGATGTAATTATCATTCAGATATTTATGATGAG GTTCAAGCTAAGCTCTCTCCTCTAGATTGTGAGCCTCTAGGAGGGGGAAGAATTTCACATGACCcagaaaataagaaaattcatatttatggTTACTCACAAGGTTACGGAAAAGCTGATCATGAGATCACTGCAAAACTAATCAAGGCAGCTTTTCCCGAGTATACAATTACCATCAGTGATGAAGG gaggcttacctga
- the LOC123714411 gene encoding uncharacterized protein LOC123714411, protein MGTKVLIVLSLLRIAESVKSDNIVTKPVADNISAESVSRLYRNGPVGVYAGAAPYAAYSFHVPSVIAPNNIPVKEETILLQNTNGFLKDSYGNKYLQTPQALAYRTTFPRQYVQLQNLPAHLSQPLVSPSSQFKQLTPHFFSTSQYNLQGVQSLPQTTLGRYTVQQQPLAYGNIQTLSPNSIVYTQYQHQAAQPQSTGNKNVYANAAASENSNNIQTDPKFQRLQQGGQENFHNIDKNPSFQHTAQTDNVQKLQQAPKQTTFTTLSNGQKISLNLVTKPPLPLLDLNLLQPLTFANPVVPQVQHYLPRINDDTFHKIPNKNVNVIKTHQMEFVVQNTKSYDSDDKPKNNINKVTQGDESTENNESLNPTHTAENESSNEGPEFTYEINSPNYKETYTEQKINYNKESESEPETHNYETKLEGKPIHYSYEKNTNKKPIIVSYERHIEKVPVHHSYEEHTEKKPIHYTYFRTVKEPIHYTTRNTQSPKNLVYTIKPEDQDRFEQNKGSRHHNRENSEVNSEESDKKREIQDYEDRNKEKNHGHHVRFIESTKDTHQFKPEDKNIQYYHTKNQQDPNIVKHYHVPQLFINHVHKNVAPKQREQEHFQPVVPEYEENTKHFHTGNDQIRVDPNQHIQTSRNSPSPQNHPVTYEYTRSHHSAAPIVKGTQAQNEQAEEDKEPEDTYKVQENSEENFEKSYKDAAYGFAAYDSPRDDSERDLYNPESYGAPRYYSEYNIEKSPFKQYESEGDDFPKTTRSNYKDERDKIHEDYFLDYAVSKPTSLRGSFRNKESYYKMFKNNKPKSYYHNVDEDKKQYAKYTVPTYEFYVPKQRQHGANQKSNPHVYEHNYSSDKPRDASAYATRPLHMYKSKTQFVEPQFQYGFEPISLPQLLDSELAAMASNNNPKSEKQGTRKKIYKENLFIKKTSTKGGKKISR, encoded by the exons ATGGGGACAaag GTACTTATAGTTCTGTCGTTACTGAGAATCGCTGAATCTGTAAAGTCTGACAATATTGTGACGAAACCAGTAGCGGACAATATTAGTGCGGAAAGTGTATCCCGACTTTATCGAAACGGTCCTGTGGGTGTTTACGCTGGTGCTGCCCCCTATGCCGCGTATTCTTTTCACGTGCCCTCAGTGATAGCACCGAATAATATCCCAGTTAAGGAAGAAACTATTCTCTTACAGAATACAAAtggatttttaaaagattcttatggaaacaaatatttacagacACCACAAGCTCTGGCGTATAGAACAACGTTTCCGAGGCAATACGTGCAATTGCAAAATCTGCCAGCCCATTTAAGCCAGCCACTGGTATCACCCAGCAGTCAGTTCAAGCAGCTGACACCACATTTCTTCTCAACATCTCAGTATAATTTGCAAGGTGTACAGTCGTTGCCACAAACAACCCTTGGTCGATACACTGTACAACAACAACCGCTTGCTTATGGTAACATACAAACGTTATCTCCCAATTCAATAGTATATACTCAGTATCAACACCAAGCTGCTCAACCGCAGTCAACTggtaacaaaaatgtatacgcTAATGCAGCTGCCTCAgaaaattcaaacaatattCAGACTGATCCCAAATTTCAACGCTTACAGCAAGGAGGCCAGGAGAATTTTCACAACATAGATAAAAATCCATCTTTTCAACATACGGCACAAACTGATAATGTTCAAAAACTGCAACAGGCGCCAAAGCAAACAACTTTTACAACATTGTCTAATGGCCAAAAGATATCCTTAAATTTGGTAACAAAACCACCTCTTCCTCTATTGGACTTAAATCTTTTACAACCTCTAACATTTGCAAATCCTGTGGTACCTCAAGTGCAGCACTACTTACCTAGGATAAACGACGATACGTTTCACAAGATTCCAAATAAAAACGTAAACGTAATCAAAACTCATCAGATGGAATTTGTTGTACAGAATACGAAATCTTATGACAGTGACGATAAacccaaaaataatataaataaagtgacTCAGGGTGATGAGTCTACTGAAAATAACGAAAGCTTAAATCCAACTCACACTGCAGAGAATGAGTCTTCAAATGAGGGTCCCGAATTTACTTACGAAATTAATTCCCCGAATTACAAGGAAACGTATACggaacaaaaaattaattacaataaagaaAGTGAGTCAGAGCCTGAAACTCATAACTATGAAACTAAATTAGAAGGTAAGCCAATACATTAtagttatgaaaaaaatactaacaagAAGCCTATTATTGTTAGTTATGAACGACATATAGAAAAGGTCCCAGTTCATCATTCCTATGAGGAACATACAGAAAAGAAGCCTATTCACTATACTTATTTTAGAACTGTCAAAGAACCCATTCATTATACTACTAGAAATACTCAAAGTCCTAAAAATTTAGTGTATACCATCAAACCAGAGGATCAAGACCGCTTTGAACAAAACAAAGGATCTCGCCATCATAATAGGGAAAACTCCGAAGTTAACTCTGAGGAGTCTGATAAAAAAAGAGAGATTCAAGACTATGAAGATAGGAACAAGGAGAAAAATCATGGCCATCATGTACGTTTTATAGAATCTACTAAAGATACCCACCAATTTAAACCAGAAGACAAGAATATCCAGTATTACCATACTAAAAATCAACAAGATCCcaatattgtaaaacactACCACGTAccacagttatttattaatcacgTTCATAAAAATGTCGCTCCAAAGCAACGTGAACAGGAACACTTTCAACCAGTAGTTCCTGAATATGAAGAAAAcacaaaacattttcatacAGGCAATGATCAAATAAGGGTAGATCCTAATCAACACATTCAAACGTCAAGAAATTCTCCTTCACCTCAAAACCACCCGGTGACTTATGAATATACACGATCCCACCATTCTGCAGCGCCAATCGTGAAAGGGACACAAGCACAAAATGAACAAGCTGAGGAAGATAAGGAACCAGAAGATACATATAAAGTACAAGAAAATAGCGAAGAAAATTTCGAAAAGAGTTATAAAGACGCTGCCTATGGTTTCGCTGCATATGATTCCCCACGTGATGATTCTGAAAGAGACTTGTATAATCCGGAATCGTATGGTGCACCCCGTTATTATTCTGAGTACAATATAGAGAAGAGCCCATTTAAACAATACGAAAGTGAAGGGGATGATTTCCCAAAAACAACAAGATCAAATTACAAAGATGAGAGGGACAAAATACATGAAGATTATTTTCTGGATTACGCTGTCAGTAAACCGACAAGCCTTCGAGGTAGTTTCAGAAATAAAGAGAGTtactataaaatgtttaaaaataataaacccaAAAGTTACTATCATAACGTAGATGAAGACAAAAAGCAGTACGCGAAATACACTGTTCCGACTTATGAATTTTATGTGCCGAAACAAAGGCAACATGGCGCAAACCAGAAATCGAATCCTCATGTATATGAACATAATTATTCGAGTGATAAACCTCGAGATGCATCTGCTTATGCAACCCGACCTCTACATATGTATAAGAGTAAAACCCAATTTGTAGAACCACAGTTTCAGTATGGCTTTGAACCCATATCTCTACCACAACTGTTAGACAGCGAGCTAGCAGCGATGGCTTCTAATAATAACCCTAAAAGCGAGAAACAAGGAACGCGGAAAAagatttacaaagaaaacttattcattaaaaaaactagcACGAAAGGTGGAAAGAAAATAAGTCGATAg
- the LOC123714536 gene encoding uncharacterized protein C19orf47 homolog isoform X1, translated as MNSGTKKMDLNPTGLWVTFFTAAGIPSEVAATYALTFTENRIQNDMLLDLNKEYLRDMGIVRMGDIIAILRHAKQVHENTARDKVLSTTNVANKVPVATVAGRSTVSQPSSPATRMLEHYTRNCDPAPIAVVQNKRKSDEFAPQESAVNNKKARLIRFANPPKALATLPIKLVLASPSKTVFARLGSSDPKPEQTQKETKQVFARLGSKNAITEPIPKDALKYEGILKSPPVAKRTFTVTTNKNNTRTCVGTMRADETPVSAKEKLTLSGAKSVKFSNRVEYKEIENVQKPPVKFTSVFNKPERRLSMPVTNTVKARLGVKKDKITNSLFNRLGAGFI; from the exons ATGAATTCTGGCACGAAGAAAATGGATTTAAATCCCACAG GTTTGTGGGTGACCTTTTTTACAGCTGCAGGTATTCCATCTGAGGTAGCAGCAACATATGCCCTAACATTTACTGAAAACAGAATTCAGAATGATATGTTGTTAGATTTAAACAAAGAGTACCTCAGGGACATGGGCATTGTAAGAATGGGAGATATTATTGCCATATTGAG GCATGCCAAGCAAGTACATGAAAATACAGCTAGGGATAAAGTGCTAAGCACAACAAATGTTGCAAACAAAGTCCCCGTAGCTACTGTTGCAGGCCGGTCTACTGTATCACAGCCATCATCAC caGCAACCCGAATGCTGGAGCACTATACACGTAATTGTGACCCTGCACCCATTGCAGTTGtgcaaaacaaaagaaagtcAGATGAGTTTgc ACCGCAAGAATCGGccgtaaacaataaaaaagctaGGCTTATAAGGTTTGCTAACCCTCCTAAAGCCCTAGCTACATTGCCTATTAAACTAG TTTTAGCATCTCCAAGTAAAACAGTGTTTGCTCGACTCGGTTCATCAGATCCTAAACCCGAACAAACAcaaaaggaaacaaaacaaGTGTTTGCTCGTCTCGGTTCCAAAAATGCAATTACCGAACCGATACCCAAAGATGCATTAAAATATGAAGGAATATTAAAAAGCCCACCAGTAGCAAAGCGTACCTTTACAGTTACAACAAACAAGAATAATACAAGAACTTGTGTGGGAACAATGAGGGCCGATGAGACACCTGTCAGTGCTAAGGAAAAATTGACATTGTCCGGAGCTAAGTCAGTTAAATTCTCAAACCGTGtagaatataaagaaatagaaaatgtgCAAAAGCCTCCGGTTAAATTTACttcagtttttaataaaccgGAGAGACGGTTATCCATGCCCGTCACAAATACTGTCAAGGCCAGGCTCGGTGTTAAAAAGGATAAGATTACAAATAGTTTGTTTAATAGGTTAGGTgctggatttatttaa
- the LOC123714007 gene encoding carboxypeptidase N subunit 2-like: protein MANTAVLFLCLIALHLGYSFNGDSFELECPDECDCHYFRINWVTDCSESNLTEVPYDELSLSVYILDLNGNNITSLKSFPSDIKMRRLQIADNRLTRVERQAFKGLEYLIDVDLSGNNISYVDPETFLDSRGLLNVELQDNPLGVIEGPFLISGTLQYLDISNCNISSINPVFFTNITSITTLDLSNNPLVSLDAAVFDNLTSLETLKLNDCKLKYLPENIFEALVNLKNLELAGNFLTETNWPEVLGNLPRLEYLNLRKSQITYLSQDTFSNCTNLVTLVLADNKLLDLDVAATLGNSVNHLELLDLSNCHIKGPISGEAFANATRLKSLYLSGNPLFAPDLQEALAPLPKLEKLFLGNCGLRNLPDNFNVFENLIELDISHNPLANVFTRLLAPLDKLEYLNMGYSNLSFVGPDTFSHMTSMKRLVLSGNDLLSLEAGLFGNLTQLTTLELEFCGLKRPLNANAFFKNLTYTDLREIKLGGNPLIIPEVGPLFPKALSQVTVLDLSNSNISSLNPDAFKNTENITDLNLAGNKICSAEGDLAFLEILHHLEKINLSNNNLTTIEPQVFAHNPKLHSLKLIGNPFICDCKIAEMWDWANMIKGDLDVLIGAKSAEKDIVVKGNKKKKNLYCHYKELRNITITANKTVPGRRPFARHREITYANRTWAKYVRESGCEPVVKILRPVALVADVFTEDKDNISITALSLAFVAILLGAATVVMTWRLFQRRKKFEIDTENHRKSS, encoded by the exons ATGGCAAACACAGCGGTATTATTTCTATGTCTGATTGCTCTGCATCTTGGCTACAGTTTCAACGGAGACAGTTTTGAACTAGAATGCCCAGACGAATGCGACTGCCACTACTTTAGGATAAACTGGGTCACGGACTGTTCTGAGAGTAACCTCACAGAAGTTCCATACGATGAGCTGAGTCTCAGCGTCTACATTTTAGATCTAAATGGAAACAATATAACGAGTCTTAAATCATTCCCTAGTGATATTAAGATGAGAAGATTGCAAATTGCGGATAATAGGCTGACAAGAGTCGAGCGGCAGGCATTCAAAGGACTTGAGTATCTGATAGACGTTGATTTGTCTGGCAATAACATCTCTTATGTGGATCCCGAGACCTTCTT AGATTCCCGAGGCCTACTTAATGTCGAGTTGCAAGACAATCCTTTGGGAGTCATTGAGGGACCCTTTCTTATATCCGGAACACTTCAATACCTAGACATCAGCAACTGTAACATTTCTAGCATCAACCCGGTGTTCTTTACTAATATTACCTCTATTACAACACTCGATCTCTCAAATAACCCTTTGGTTAGTCTAGACGCTGctgtttttgataatttaacaAGCTTAGAAACACTCAAGTTAAATGATTGTAAACTAAAATACCTACctgaaaacatttttgaagCATTGGTAAATTTGAAGAACCTAGAGCTAGCTGGAAACTTTTTAACGGAAACAAACTGGCCTGAAGTTTTAGGAAACCTGCCAAGACTGGAGTATTTGAATCTGCGAAAATCGCAAATCACTTACTTGTCGCAAGATACGTTCTCGAACTGCACAAACTTGGTCACGCTTGTTTTAGCTGACAACAAATTGCTCGATTTAGATGTGGCTGCGACATTGGGAAACAGCGTCAACCATTTAGAATTGCTGGATCTATCAAATTGCCATATAAAGGGACCTATTTCTGGGGAAGCTTTCGCAAATGCAACGAGGTTAAAGTCTCTATATCTCTCAGGCAATCCACTTTTCGCTCCTGACTTACAAGAGGCACTGGCACCTTTACCTAAGTTAGAAAAACTCTTCTTGGGAAATTGCGGTCTTCGAAACCTTCCAGATAATTTCAATGTGTTCGAAAATCTGATTGAACTTGATATTTCACATAACCCGTTGGCCAATGTATTTACAAGATTACTTGCCCCACTTGACAAATTAGAATATCTTAATATGGGTTACAgtaatttgtcatttgttgGACCAGATACTTTCTCACATATGACCTCCATGAAGAGGCTGGTCTTATCAGGCAACGACTTATTGTCATTAGAGGCTGGGCTTTTCGGCAACCTTACACAATTGACAACATTAGAGTTAGAATTTTGTGGACTCAAGAGACCATTAAATGCAAACGCTTTCTTTAAAAACCTCACGTATACCGACTTAAGAGAAATCAAACTTGGGGGCAATCCTTTAATAATCCCTGAAGTTGGCCCATTATTCCCGAAGGCTCTGTCGCAAGTGACAGTCCTAGATTTAAGCAACAGCAATATATCGTCATTAAATCCGGATGCTTTCAAAAACACTGAAAATATAACTGATTTAAATTTAGCAGGAAACAAAATTTGTTCTGCGGAAGGCGATTTAGCCTTTTTAGAAATCCTTCATCACCTTGAGAAAATAAACCTCAGTAACAACAACTTGACCACGATAGAACCACAGGTGTTCGCACACAATCCCAAACTACACTCGCTGAAATTAATAGGAAATCCGTTTATATGTGACTGTAAAATTGCCGAGATGTGGGACTGGGCTAACATGATCAAGGGAGATCTCGATGTACTCATCGGAGCTAAGAGCGCCGAGAAAGACATTGTTGTCAAAGGAAacaagaagaagaaaaacCTTTACTGTCATTACAAAGAACTACGTAATATTACGATCACCGCAAACAAAACTGTCCCTGGTAGAAGGCCTTTCGCAAGGCATAGAGAAATCACCTATGCCAATAGAACCTGGGCAAAGTATGTGAGAGAATCTGGATGTGAGCCTGTGGTTAAAATACTACGGCCAGTCGCGCTAGTGGCCGACGTCTTTACTGAGGACAAggataatatttcaattaccGCTTTGTCTTTAGCTTTTGTAGCTATTCTTCTTGGTGCTGCTACAGTGGTTATGACTTGGAGACTGTTCCAGAGgcgaaaaaaatttgaaatcgaCACAGAGAACCACAGAAAGAGCAGTTAA
- the LOC123714662 gene encoding 14 kDa phosphohistidine phosphatase-like isoform X1, with protein MIIVQQIPRILSTSCQSSFKRLLIYHNSKVNKNMSSLSNVPVVDIDPSGVFKYILINVYEEVKSGQEPKMTIARGYKRCNYHSDIYDEVQAKLSPLDCEPLGGGRISHDPENKKIHIYGYSQGYGKADHEITAKLIKAAFPEYTITISDEGQVNENGTKEICCCGKIAIN; from the exons ATGATTATAGTGCAACAAATACCCAGAATATTATCTACGTCGTGCCAAAGTTCCTTTAAaagacttttaatttatcaca actctaaagtaaataaaaacatgtccTCATTGAGTAACGTTCCTGTCGTGGATATCGATCCGAGCggtgtttttaaatacatactaatTAATGTCTATGAAGAGGTGAAAAGTGGTCAAGAGCCGAAAATGACTATAGCCAGAGGTTATAAAAGATGTAATTATCATTCAGATATTTATGATGAG GTTCAAGCTAAGCTCTCTCCTCTAGATTGTGAGCCTCTAGGAGGGGGAAGAATTTCACATGACCcagaaaataagaaaattcatatttatggTTACTCACAAGGTTACGGAAAAGCTGATCATGAGATCACTGCAAAACTAATCAAGGCAGCTTTTCCCGAGTATACAATTACCATCAGTGATGAAGG TCAAGTAAATGAAAATGGAACTAAAGAAATTTGTTGTTGTGGAAAGAttgcaataaattaa
- the LOC123714536 gene encoding uncharacterized protein C19orf47 homolog isoform X3 — translation MNSGTKKMDLNPTGLWVTFFTAAGIPSEVAATYALTFTENRIQNDMLLDLNKEYLRDMGIVRMGDIIAILRHAKQVHENTARDKVLSTTNVANKVPVATVAGRSTVSQPSSPATRMLEHYTRNCDPAPIAVVQNKRKSDEFAPQESAVNNKKARLIRFANPPKALATLPIKLASPSKTVFARLGSSDPKPEQTQKETKQVFARLGSKNAITEPIPKDALKYEGILKSPPVAKRTFTVTTNKNNTRTCVGTMRADETPVSAKEKLTLSGAKSVKFSNRVEYKEIENVQKPPVKFTSVFNKPERRLSMPVTNTVKARLGVKKDKITNSLFNRLGAGFI, via the exons ATGAATTCTGGCACGAAGAAAATGGATTTAAATCCCACAG GTTTGTGGGTGACCTTTTTTACAGCTGCAGGTATTCCATCTGAGGTAGCAGCAACATATGCCCTAACATTTACTGAAAACAGAATTCAGAATGATATGTTGTTAGATTTAAACAAAGAGTACCTCAGGGACATGGGCATTGTAAGAATGGGAGATATTATTGCCATATTGAG GCATGCCAAGCAAGTACATGAAAATACAGCTAGGGATAAAGTGCTAAGCACAACAAATGTTGCAAACAAAGTCCCCGTAGCTACTGTTGCAGGCCGGTCTACTGTATCACAGCCATCATCAC caGCAACCCGAATGCTGGAGCACTATACACGTAATTGTGACCCTGCACCCATTGCAGTTGtgcaaaacaaaagaaagtcAGATGAGTTTgc ACCGCAAGAATCGGccgtaaacaataaaaaagctaGGCTTATAAGGTTTGCTAACCCTCCTAAAGCCCTAGCTACATTGCCTATTAAACTAG CATCTCCAAGTAAAACAGTGTTTGCTCGACTCGGTTCATCAGATCCTAAACCCGAACAAACAcaaaaggaaacaaaacaaGTGTTTGCTCGTCTCGGTTCCAAAAATGCAATTACCGAACCGATACCCAAAGATGCATTAAAATATGAAGGAATATTAAAAAGCCCACCAGTAGCAAAGCGTACCTTTACAGTTACAACAAACAAGAATAATACAAGAACTTGTGTGGGAACAATGAGGGCCGATGAGACACCTGTCAGTGCTAAGGAAAAATTGACATTGTCCGGAGCTAAGTCAGTTAAATTCTCAAACCGTGtagaatataaagaaatagaaaatgtgCAAAAGCCTCCGGTTAAATTTACttcagtttttaataaaccgGAGAGACGGTTATCCATGCCCGTCACAAATACTGTCAAGGCCAGGCTCGGTGTTAAAAAGGATAAGATTACAAATAGTTTGTTTAATAGGTTAGGTgctggatttatttaa
- the LOC123714009 gene encoding immunoglobulin-binding protein 1 has protein sequence MAQNEPTNSNDDESLKSVFDSAMKLFDKVETGSEATNSVAVQMTVKTAIANFEKATNLVSMSGMFSKNEALEELPTETLQYLLLPALLGSLTLKLCNQPRKDIINVAEIYFKDFIQRCKDYGVTDVEIPQTASDDSIATRSQTEQAKIATMVVSREAKIKRYKELKELKDKLSTLSKSMESPNVDDHTKREYFTTLLLNYVNQALDELNSIEQEKPILEYMSKHAGEIKPKQRERAPPLKPVIITRDAIQKAVYGAGYPSLHTYTIEEFYDKRVREGTFPAASNIPHTTIQNTETDGDDAEQIKKEELAEDDDPEELARQRSMDEYKDDHRRGWGNRHNRS, from the exons ATGGCGCAAAACGAGCCAACAAATTCCAATGACGATGAATCCTTAAAGAGTGTGTTTGATAGTGCAATGAAATTGTTCGATAAAGTGGAAACCGGTAGCGAAGCCACCAACAGTGTTGCGGTGCAG ATGACTGTAAAAACAGCAATAGCCAACTTTGAGAAAGCAACCAACTTAGTATCCATGTCAGGCATGTTTAGTAAAAATGAAGCCCTAGAGGAATTACCAACCGAGACTCTTCAATATCTTCTATTGCCTGCATTATTAGGATCTCTTACATTAAAACTTTGCAATCAGCCTAGAaaagatataattaatgtGGCTGAAATTTACTTCAA GGACTTTATACAGCGATGCAAAGATTATGGAGTTACAGATGTTGAAATTCCACAAACTGCTAGTGATGATAGTATTGCTACTAGATCTCAAACAGAACAGGCTAAAATAGCTACCAtg GTGGTTTCACGTGAGGCGAAAATAAAGAGATACAAAGAGTTGAAGGAGCTCAAAGACAAATTAAGCACCTTATCAAAATCCATGGAATCTCCGAATGTAGATGATCATACAAAGAGAGAATATTTCACAACCCTCTTATTGAATTATGTGAACCAAGCCTTGGATGAACTTAACAGTATTGAACAGGAAAAGCCAATTTTGGAGTATATGTCTAAACATGCAGGAG aaataaaaccaaaacaacGCGAGCGTGCCCCGCCCCTAAAGCCAGTTATAATAACACGTGATGCGATTCAAAAGGCCGTATATGGGGCCGGATACCCTTCATTGCATACTTATACCATTGAGGAATTCTATGACAAGCGAGTCCGGGAGGGAAc GTTTCCAGCCGCGTCAAATATTCCACACACAACAATTCAAAATACAGAAACAGATGGAGATGACGCCGAGCAAATAAAAAAG gAGGAATTAGCAGAAGATGACGATCCCGAAGAGTTAGCGCGCCAACGTAGTATGGACGAATACAAGGACGACCACAGACGTGGATGGGGCAACAGACATAACAGGAGCTAG
- the LOC123714536 gene encoding uncharacterized protein C19orf47 isoform X2 has protein sequence MNSGTKKMDLNPTGLWVTFFTAAGIPSEVAATYALTFTENRIQNDMLLDLNKEYLRDMGIVRMGDIIAILRHAKQVHENTARDKVLSTTNVANKVPVATVAGRSTVSQPSSPTRMLEHYTRNCDPAPIAVVQNKRKSDEFAPQESAVNNKKARLIRFANPPKALATLPIKLVLASPSKTVFARLGSSDPKPEQTQKETKQVFARLGSKNAITEPIPKDALKYEGILKSPPVAKRTFTVTTNKNNTRTCVGTMRADETPVSAKEKLTLSGAKSVKFSNRVEYKEIENVQKPPVKFTSVFNKPERRLSMPVTNTVKARLGVKKDKITNSLFNRLGAGFI, from the exons ATGAATTCTGGCACGAAGAAAATGGATTTAAATCCCACAG GTTTGTGGGTGACCTTTTTTACAGCTGCAGGTATTCCATCTGAGGTAGCAGCAACATATGCCCTAACATTTACTGAAAACAGAATTCAGAATGATATGTTGTTAGATTTAAACAAAGAGTACCTCAGGGACATGGGCATTGTAAGAATGGGAGATATTATTGCCATATTGAG GCATGCCAAGCAAGTACATGAAAATACAGCTAGGGATAAAGTGCTAAGCACAACAAATGTTGCAAACAAAGTCCCCGTAGCTACTGTTGCAGGCCGGTCTACTGTATCACAGCCATCATCAC CAACCCGAATGCTGGAGCACTATACACGTAATTGTGACCCTGCACCCATTGCAGTTGtgcaaaacaaaagaaagtcAGATGAGTTTgc ACCGCAAGAATCGGccgtaaacaataaaaaagctaGGCTTATAAGGTTTGCTAACCCTCCTAAAGCCCTAGCTACATTGCCTATTAAACTAG TTTTAGCATCTCCAAGTAAAACAGTGTTTGCTCGACTCGGTTCATCAGATCCTAAACCCGAACAAACAcaaaaggaaacaaaacaaGTGTTTGCTCGTCTCGGTTCCAAAAATGCAATTACCGAACCGATACCCAAAGATGCATTAAAATATGAAGGAATATTAAAAAGCCCACCAGTAGCAAAGCGTACCTTTACAGTTACAACAAACAAGAATAATACAAGAACTTGTGTGGGAACAATGAGGGCCGATGAGACACCTGTCAGTGCTAAGGAAAAATTGACATTGTCCGGAGCTAAGTCAGTTAAATTCTCAAACCGTGtagaatataaagaaatagaaaatgtgCAAAAGCCTCCGGTTAAATTTACttcagtttttaataaaccgGAGAGACGGTTATCCATGCCCGTCACAAATACTGTCAAGGCCAGGCTCGGTGTTAAAAAGGATAAGATTACAAATAGTTTGTTTAATAGGTTAGGTgctggatttatttaa